In Limanda limanda chromosome 3, fLimLim1.1, whole genome shotgun sequence, the sequence AAGATTTCAGGAGGTACAGTTAGACTCAGTGGTAAAGTTGGATCAGTTACGAAATCACAGTAACTTCTTACCGGCTCTGTCTCCATCAGGGTTTTTGAATGCTGTCCGTTGGTCAGAGCATCGAGGAGATTGTCGGCCTGTCTGTACACGTACTCGTCGGAGTTAGAGAGAAACTCTGACAAGCtgtcaaacacatacacacaattatTTTCAATAATGAGAACTCAGCATTGACACTTTCTGAAACCTCCTACACACTCTTAAGACGTGCATGCCTGACAaggttttcattcattcaaaaacaaagtGGCAGTGTTTCCTTTCTAGGAAGAGAAATAAAGGATtgacacaatgacacaaaaaacaatgatcGAGGAATAAAAGATTCTGTCAAACTGAATCGACACATACGATGACAAAAGCTGAAGAAAACAAAGCATCTCAGGAGGCACAAGAGTTGACAACCTCACACAAATAATACATGCAAATATAAGTTGCATTACAAAAATGTAGAAAGATAACTAcgtgtttaataaaaaacacacttcaGTGCAATCACCTCACAGTAACTAACATTATCTAAATACCAATACTGAAGAACACTGTTTGAGATTAAACTGAGTCATTAGTTCTATACAATCCTTTAATCCtccagattaaaaaataaaaaaaatattggtgGAGATTTATAAGAACTCAATAttttattcaaactaacaaGACATTGAAATATAGTCATAATAGTACATTTTGTGGAGTTCGTAAAGAAGATAAATTCATTATCAGGTCAGTTTTCCACATTCTGTTTGTGTAGCATCATGATGACAAACTACAAAAGAAGAAGCCGACTCCAAAGCATAAGACGAGGTCAGGCCGTGGACAGCTGACCTCTTCCAGAGTAAAGTTGGTGAATAAGAGGAACATCTGGAAAGTAATCAGCCAGGGATGCCTCAAGTGACGTTTCTGTGTAGATGCAGTTGAGCTCATGGTCCCACTGTTCATACCTGTCTGAGCCCGGCAGGCTGCAGTCCTCTCCGTACAGAGAGAAGGTCAGGTCAGAATCCTCCTTGCTGATGTTGGAGAAGCTGGAGTCATAGGTGGGTGCGTAGGAGGTGAACGGCCCGTAGCTCATGTAGGACACTGAGGAAAGGGTTTCACACACAAGACAGAACGTTATGAGTGGTGAACACCCAGAGGTCTGATGTTAGCTCTCTGACCACGTGACGTCATCACAGTAGGGTACCTGGAGTAATCCTGTTCCTCTTGTCCTCCCTGAAGCCCGGCAAGGTGTTGACACCGCTCTGCAGCCGGTTGGACATCATGCCCAGTTTCACAGGACAGTAGccaacatctggaacaaaaaaacacaatattggACTGATCTCACAATATGGCTGCAACTAACAACTATTCTCTCCTCTAAAATGTTTACAAATTATGAAAAAAGTCTATCAAAGTTTCCCAAAACTAAAGCTAACATATCCAATATCAACTATCTTGTCTGATCCTAGGGGTCTaggaaaatctgaaaatattaCTAGggaattttgacatttttaagaTGTTCTGGGGTATTTCCCCTAATTAATGGGACAGTGCAAGTGTGAAATGGGGAGAGAACATGGAGGGGGAACTAACTAAGGAATAAGTaataataacttaaaaaaaatctaaataaatgaaagttcagttaaatttaaaaaataatttattagcGCTCGGTTTTAGGTGTTCTTACCTCCTACTGATGGATCTGCTGGGTTGAGGATGGTCATGGTGGTGGAGCCATCAGACTTTTGTCTCGCAAACTCCAActacacaacaaatacatttcaattaTTGAAAGGCAGGAAAcatccaatttaaaaaaaaaagatctgacACTATTGTGGTTAAACATCGGGAACATTAGACAAATAACTCAACCACCACTGATCCAGCAACAACATCAATCAAGCAACACACAAATGCAATATGACACTAAAACATAACTACACATTTGTTTACAATATGTTACTTTATTTTGATGCCATGTTtttgaatagttttttttaaattgtaaaatgtgttttccaccCAAAAAACATCCTTAGTCGAACCCTGAATTCTCACATCACATTGCAGCACTCTGTTGGACAGCTTTCCTCCAGACTCCTTGATGACCTTCCGGATTTCCTCCAGCTCTTTCTCTGCCTTCGCTGCTTCGTCTTTGGAGTCCTTGTCCTGTCTGCAAGTGAAGCACAAATTGAAAGATGGCAGCTGTGACGCTGTGACCATGAAAGaagacgtttttttttctccctttgtcGTGAGAATAAAAAGAATGCAGACACAGCAAAATGCAGCGGAGAGAAGGTATGTGAACTTTGCTGTTTGCCTTTCATTCCTCAGATAAACTACCTGGAAGCATTTAATTGGCATAAATAGGCATCATGATTTCATACactataatttaaaaataaagacaagtaGCCAAAGGGAAATCCAGTTACGGTGAGTCACAGTCTTAACCACCACGTAAACTCCAGTTTCCGTTTCAACACTTAGCAACAACATACTCATCTCCCAGAAGCACATCCATGTGAGGAGACAAGACTCAGCTCGCTCTTACGCATTCTTAACATTCTCTGCCTACAGCTTCGCAGGGGGAAGGTGATTTACTCCGAAGAAAACACTGTCATAGAAACTGCTATGAAAGTGGGAAACATTTTTAAGGTGATGAGTGATGATTTCATCTTTAAGTTTGAAACATCTGGGATTGTGGCGGGCAAGATGACAACTGTATTGGACtgtaactgtattttttttaatcatattttgttCAAGATCAGGGAGAAATTGGGGGAATTCtcaagtgtgcgtgtgtttaaGAAATCTCTGAGTTCTTAAACAAGTGTTAATCAAACTTAAGAACGTTAAACTATGGAGCTTCAAGGTGTCCATGTAATCAATACATAATCATGATGTGATTTTTTAGTAACACGCGTGACATGTATGAAGTCAGCAGGTTAAAGGACCTGGGTGTACTGGGAGTCTGGGAGCTCTCGCTGGTGCCTGTGGTGGAGGGTCCCTCTCTGTTCTGGTCCAGGCCGGTGCCCCCCTGATCCTCAGACTTCCACAGTTGTTTGGCAGAAGGGTCCAGGCCAGACATGAACTCTATGCTCTGTTTAAGGCTCTCCAGTCTCTCCTACAGGAAAGACAATgaaacatttaatattaaaCTTTGTATCAGGAATGGAAAATTAGTATGTAGAGAAACAAAGCTTGTCTCATAATGCTGTTGGCAATACCGATGGTGCCGTATGACGTCATTAGGGGAACAGAAAGAATCTGCTGCCCTCATCTGTTGTATCTTTGGAAAAGCAGGCTCCCTTTATTTGTTCCATGGCTCAATTTAAAGGTTTaaagcaaacacaacacagctatACTGAGTGTACAATGAGAGGGACAAGGCACTGACATCCTGTGGCATGTTAAGTCTTGTGTCAGAGAATTGAGTTTCACACAACTTCagtaaaatactttaaaaagtAGTGAGTAATATTTTGTTGAAGGATCTCTCTAACCTTGCTTTAGTTTTCAAAGACAATAAAAGTGTGGAGATTCTCATTATAACTGAGCAGTGGTCGTATACACAAAAACAGAGGTAAAAAGAATGCCCCTGAAAAAACAGACAGGGAAATTATTTGAATACTAGCTCTCATAAATCCCATTGTGAGACTTGACGGGATTGATTTAGTGGGAACAAAGGAAACATGATCTCTTCACAGGAAACTGAACAAGTGCAAAATGCAGTAACTCATAACACAAGTATTTTTCTGAACCTTCAGTTTCATACCTGACTCAAGATCTTCAATCCAGAGTGTAACAGTTTCCGAGCAGCTTTATGGTAGATGGTTTCAGGTTTGTTGTAAATCATGGCGTTCTCACACATGATCCTGAAATCCACCTGCATCAACAGCACAATCCACGTtaaaacaccaaacacaaagtacaTTCATAAAGTTTAAACAAGTTAAACTAACTAACAAGGTTATTTTAGTTATTCTTGCTATGTCTCCTTTAACGTCTACTCATGATTGTCTGCACTGACAGCTACCTTGAGCTCATCCAACGTCTGGTAGCCCTCTTTCTTTACTCTGTCCTTCATTCCACTAAAGTCCATTGGGCGCTTGATAATTGCTGAGTAGCCAGGAGCGATGAGGTCTGTCACAGGAAACGAGAAGAAAGCACTGGGGTCTTTCCTGCAGAGAATAGACACAAACAGTATTTATTCGCAGCACCAGGAAAATG encodes:
- the brd7 gene encoding bromodomain-containing protein 7, encoding MGKKHKKHKSEKHGHEDAVRSVKPPPAAVGVAEHGERPLKLVLKVSGNEVTAGSSTLAPFRDEQPADKPKEKKKKKKKDKDKSFGSPEDDRAKKKMTKKKKGHDGDGDDEREQCRTPIRSELDKKEEKEQTPLQEALNQLIRQLQRKDPSAFFSFPVTDLIAPGYSAIIKRPMDFSGMKDRVKKEGYQTLDELKVDFRIMCENAMIYNKPETIYHKAARKLLHSGLKILSQERLESLKQSIEFMSGLDPSAKQLWKSEDQGGTGLDQNREGPSTTGTSESSQTPSTPRQDKDSKDEAAKAEKELEEIRKVIKESGGKLSNRVLQCDLEFARQKSDGSTTMTILNPADPSVGDVGYCPVKLGMMSNRLQSGVNTLPGFREDKRNRITPVSYMSYGPFTSYAPTYDSSFSNISKEDSDLTFSLYGEDCSLPGSDSLSEFLSNSDEYVYRQADNLLDALTNGQHSKTLMETEPVKEPEKKQEKKEATEKAAEPDASSCSRLDSLCSAAGLQTTRELSGEALHFQQKLDETTKLLRNLQEAQRERLSAKQPPNMICLLAPTAKELELAEKVTGNLAELTGQVAPCDVSSIYGIRRAMGIAVPPGPHKPFIDLTTVLEAAEPMETSPSCQVAAAVVAVK